From Natronincola ferrireducens, the proteins below share one genomic window:
- the speE gene encoding polyamine aminopropyltransferase — translation MPFILSEYHSPGLSVNWTANKVLFHKQSDFQEVAIVELEEMGRALVLDGYVQVTVEDEFVYNEMITHVPLFTHPKPEKVLIIGGGDGGSAREAAKHPSVTQVDLCEIDPMVIEACREHLPEMSVSYNHPKVNVITKDGVKFIKDHPNTYDVIIIDSSDPIGPAVDLFGKDFYSNVHKALKEDGIFACQSESLFYHQDLIKDVHEMLKGLFPIARLYTATTPTYPGFLWAYSMGSKKYDPFDRMDVKKPEIEARYYNHDIYKGCFALPTFIKETLGLKK, via the coding sequence GTGCCATTTATTTTAAGTGAATATCATTCCCCAGGTCTTTCTGTGAATTGGACAGCTAATAAGGTATTATTCCACAAACAATCAGACTTCCAGGAAGTAGCCATAGTAGAATTAGAAGAGATGGGAAGAGCATTAGTGTTGGATGGTTATGTTCAAGTAACTGTTGAGGATGAATTTGTTTACAATGAAATGATTACCCATGTACCACTATTTACCCATCCTAAGCCTGAGAAGGTTTTAATTATTGGTGGTGGCGATGGAGGCTCTGCTAGGGAGGCAGCAAAGCATCCTAGTGTAACCCAAGTAGACCTGTGTGAAATTGATCCAATGGTTATAGAGGCTTGTAGAGAGCATTTACCAGAAATGAGTGTTTCCTACAATCATCCTAAAGTAAATGTTATTACAAAAGACGGTGTGAAGTTCATAAAAGACCATCCAAATACATACGATGTAATCATCATAGATTCCTCAGATCCTATAGGACCTGCTGTAGATTTGTTTGGGAAGGATTTTTATAGCAATGTACATAAAGCATTGAAGGAGGATGGTATATTTGCATGTCAAAGTGAGTCCCTCTTCTACCATCAAGATTTAATAAAGGATGTTCATGAGATGCTTAAGGGACTTTTCCCAATAGCAAGACTATATACTGCCACCACCCCAACTTATCCAGGATTCCTTTGGGCCTATTCTATGGGGTCTAAAAAGTATGATCCCTTCGATAGAATGGATGTTAAAAAGCCTGAGATAGAAGCAAGATACTATAATCATGATATTTATAAAGGTTGCTTTGCGCTACCAACATTTATTAAGGAAACATTAGGTTTGAAAAAATAG
- a CDS encoding M28 family peptidase: MDKYFKKADVDYAYNIALKLNDFVNSDLGGRNSGSDAEHEAAEYLYREMKEIGLQEVSKDSFPVARWQFNGGSLQIVNKGDDTKKINIYSYASSGTPKEGITAELVYVGKGRKKDYLYKDVKGKIVLIDINMREDWWVTYPTLEAAHQGAIAIINNCCGGYGEISEDAMNCQDFVGPITIPSVNISQKDANYLKTALEKQQILVNLRVDNQVNPNGVSYNIVGKIPGVIKDEYIIVGDHYDCHFWGFQDNNAAVGLTLAIAKAMIESNYKPNRTIIFILHGSEESGAIDTRYDWCIGAWNQINRVQPEWRGKTLAYINFELPAYDFGNSAYIASTPEFYSFLQEFVKRTSLEDHCFKNDRLEAGYPQFSWSDDWSYTIAGVPSLINGFLMNKQGEVSDFYYNIYHSQFDTKDTYNKEVLEFHIKLYGELAIKLDKTPIVALDFTHQAIRLKKSIDEEIWEIAGCDVEAFLMEIEAFHQIAEEKYREIKAMNEDYKDILEPHLQVINSQLLKVFQFFQDNLLRLDWYEVPIVGHQQPQNNINIMKKAIEKLKQKDVKFVLEELLLKVEDEWYSYHFSKEVLQHFTNQVMNPKNASNLYWGRGRVVGCVDLYDVIQSLQEKYTNGDLDFTREITYLEKVLEDQKQLLTKLIKEETDAIKEVKNILSNIGGFAVLEEL; this comes from the coding sequence GTGGATAAATATTTTAAAAAAGCAGATGTGGATTATGCCTATAATATAGCATTAAAGCTCAATGATTTTGTCAACAGTGATTTAGGGGGTAGAAACTCTGGCAGTGATGCAGAGCATGAAGCAGCTGAATATTTATATAGAGAAATGAAGGAAATAGGTCTACAGGAGGTATCGAAGGATTCTTTTCCTGTGGCGAGATGGCAGTTTAATGGAGGCTCTTTACAAATTGTTAACAAAGGGGATGACACTAAAAAAATTAACATTTATTCCTATGCCTCCAGTGGGACACCTAAGGAAGGAATTACTGCTGAGTTAGTCTATGTAGGAAAGGGTAGGAAGAAGGACTATCTTTATAAGGATGTTAAAGGAAAGATTGTCTTAATTGATATCAATATGCGAGAAGATTGGTGGGTTACTTATCCTACTCTGGAAGCAGCCCATCAAGGAGCGATAGCCATTATCAATAACTGCTGTGGTGGTTACGGGGAAATTAGTGAAGATGCCATGAATTGCCAAGATTTTGTTGGTCCTATAACGATTCCCTCCGTCAATATTAGCCAAAAAGATGCTAATTATTTAAAAACAGCCTTGGAAAAACAGCAAATACTTGTGAATTTAAGAGTAGATAACCAAGTAAATCCAAATGGTGTTAGTTACAACATTGTTGGGAAAATACCTGGAGTAATAAAAGATGAATATATTATTGTAGGTGATCATTACGACTGTCATTTTTGGGGGTTTCAAGACAATAATGCTGCTGTAGGATTAACTCTTGCTATTGCCAAGGCAATGATAGAATCTAACTATAAGCCCAATAGAACGATAATATTTATCCTTCATGGTTCTGAAGAATCCGGGGCAATTGATACAAGATATGATTGGTGTATTGGTGCTTGGAATCAAATCAATAGGGTGCAGCCTGAATGGAGGGGAAAGACCCTTGCTTATATTAACTTTGAGCTTCCTGCCTATGACTTCGGCAATAGTGCATATATAGCCTCTACACCAGAATTCTATAGCTTTCTACAGGAATTTGTTAAACGCACATCATTAGAGGATCATTGTTTTAAAAATGATAGATTAGAAGCAGGATATCCCCAATTTTCCTGGTCCGATGATTGGTCTTACACAATTGCTGGAGTACCCTCTCTTATTAATGGTTTTCTAATGAATAAACAAGGAGAGGTGAGTGATTTTTATTATAACATTTATCACTCTCAGTTTGATACAAAGGATACCTATAATAAAGAAGTATTAGAGTTTCATATCAAGCTTTATGGGGAATTAGCTATAAAGCTTGATAAAACACCTATAGTGGCTTTAGATTTTACCCATCAAGCTATAAGACTTAAAAAATCCATCGATGAAGAAATTTGGGAGATAGCAGGTTGTGATGTAGAGGCTTTTCTTATGGAAATAGAAGCCTTCCATCAAATAGCTGAGGAAAAATATAGAGAGATAAAAGCTATGAATGAAGATTATAAGGATATTTTGGAACCCCACTTACAAGTAATCAATAGCCAATTGTTAAAGGTATTTCAATTTTTCCAGGATAATCTTTTGCGATTGGATTGGTATGAAGTTCCTATTGTTGGTCATCAGCAGCCTCAAAATAATATAAATATTATGAAGAAAGCCATAGAGAAACTAAAACAGAAGGATGTTAAATTTGTTTTAGAAGAATTACTTTTAAAGGTAGAGGATGAGTGGTATAGTTACCACTTTAGCAAGGAAGTTCTTCAACATTTTACTAATCAGGTAATGAATCCTAAAAACGCCTCTAACCTCTATTGGGGAAGGGGGAGGGTTGTAGGATGTGTAGATCTTTATGATGTAATACAATCCCTTCAAGAGAAGTATACCAATGGAGATTTAGATTTTACTAGGGAAATAACTTATCTAGAAAAGGTACTAGAAGATCAAAAACAGTTATTGACCAAGTTGATAAAGGAAGAAACAGATGCCATAAAGGAAGTGAAAAATATTTTATCAAATATTGGTGGATTTGCGGTGTTAGAGGAACTGTAA
- the speB gene encoding agmatinase translates to MKYRLPWGELYTEKLDEADVVILGIPFDSAVSNRKGAAEAPDKLRELSRILPPVTEEGLLLKDFKVYDHENVEISLDWQKYFKNVEEEALGLFNSGKFCIFIGGDHAVTIPLETAFSKAFKEEKIGIIHFDSHPDIINIYDDHPWSHACTQRRALELDNIKPEGLTFIGLRSFMEEELEYFEKHPEIKIITAREVYRKGTDYVLDTIKEKYKEYTKLYITLDIDVLDPAFAPGTGTPEAGGLTTRELIELVREMVEVLPVAAVDIVEVSPPLDSSDITSWAALKVLYEVFGGVYRKR, encoded by the coding sequence ATGAAATATAGATTACCTTGGGGAGAGCTCTATACAGAAAAGCTTGATGAAGCAGATGTAGTCATTTTAGGAATCCCCTTTGATAGCGCTGTAAGTAATAGAAAAGGTGCAGCAGAGGCCCCGGATAAACTCAGGGAGCTTTCAAGGATTTTACCACCTGTAACAGAAGAGGGATTATTATTAAAGGACTTCAAGGTTTATGACCATGAAAATGTAGAAATTTCATTGGATTGGCAAAAATACTTCAAAAACGTGGAGGAGGAAGCTTTAGGGCTATTCAACAGTGGGAAGTTCTGTATTTTTATAGGTGGAGATCATGCCGTAACGATACCATTGGAAACTGCTTTTTCAAAGGCCTTTAAAGAAGAAAAAATAGGGATTATTCATTTTGATTCCCACCCTGATATTATTAATATCTATGATGATCATCCTTGGTCCCACGCCTGCACCCAAAGGAGAGCTTTGGAGTTAGATAATATTAAGCCTGAAGGTCTTACCTTTATAGGGTTGAGATCCTTTATGGAGGAGGAATTGGAGTACTTTGAAAAGCATCCGGAGATTAAAATTATAACTGCTAGAGAGGTATATCGCAAGGGTACAGACTATGTCCTAGATACAATAAAAGAAAAATATAAGGAGTATACAAAGCTATATATTACTTTAGATATAGATGTTCTAGATCCAGCCTTTGCTCCAGGCACTGGAACACCAGAAGCAGGTGGTCTTACCACAAGAGAGTTGATAGAGCTGGTTCGGGAGATGGTGGAAGTCCTACCGGTGGCTGCTGTTGACATAGTGGAGGTGTCTCCTCCCTTGGATTCTTCTGACATCACCAGCTGGGCAGCATTAAAGGTTTTATATGAAGTTTTTGGTGGGGTTTATAGAAAAAGATAG
- a CDS encoding pyridoxamine 5'-phosphate oxidase family protein, whose translation MRREEREVKDKALIESILQKALFLRIALCDGDKPYIVPMNFGYREGILYLHSSRKGKKIELLKSNNNVAFQMDIDTAIVKADSPCDWSMKYASLTGYGRAEFIEDYDEKIEGLTIIMKKYGEKQCFNFSEMSVKNVTVIKITIEEMTGKKTL comes from the coding sequence ATGAGAAGGGAAGAAAGAGAAGTAAAGGATAAGGCTCTTATTGAATCAATTCTTCAAAAAGCGTTATTTCTTAGAATTGCATTATGTGATGGAGATAAACCCTATATTGTTCCTATGAATTTTGGGTATAGGGAAGGGATACTATACCTCCATTCATCTCGAAAGGGTAAAAAAATTGAGTTGTTAAAAAGCAACAATAATGTCGCCTTCCAAATGGACATAGATACGGCTATAGTAAAGGCTGACAGCCCTTGTGATTGGAGTATGAAGTATGCTAGCCTTACAGGGTATGGGCGGGCTGAATTTATTGAGGATTATGATGAAAAAATAGAAGGACTTACTATTATTATGAAAAAATATGGAGAAAAACAATGCTTTAATTTTTCTGAAATGTCTGTAAAAAATGTGACTGTCATAAAAATAACCATAGAAGAAATGACAGGTAAAAAAACTTTGTAA
- a CDS encoding MoaD/ThiS family protein, with protein sequence MKIKVTLKGPLSKYFDGVKEKQIILPSDATVKEVLESINLPKEYVSIVAINGSKVPLDYRLKVTDEITIYPPVSGG encoded by the coding sequence ATGAAAATAAAAGTTACGTTAAAAGGACCTTTAAGTAAGTACTTTGATGGCGTGAAGGAAAAACAAATTATTTTACCTTCAGATGCTACAGTAAAGGAGGTACTAGAAAGTATTAACCTCCCTAAAGAATATGTAAGCATCGTAGCTATAAACGGTAGTAAGGTACCATTAGATTACAGACTTAAAGTCACCGATGAGATTACCATCTATCCTCCTGTATCAGGAGGATAG
- a CDS encoding sodium:solute symporter family transporter, translating to MEASVVGVFASAKWILMIMLVYIGVILFLGFKYAGKIEESDDLVLAGRGLTLPFLVPSIVATWICAGAMMGAAGEAYIGGFQAVVFDPFAAVLMMFLIAIFFAYRLRKAGYTTVVDFFDDKFGKKMGMLYLIVQVLSAVGWLGGQLVALGYIVFLTTGFSMNLAIVIGAITMIVVTYFGGLMALSRVDAISVLLMIVGLFIMLAVVMGHVGGFSEFVATADNWLEVPTFAITPVSADRGGYLWYTGILGITYYISAWAALGLGDIPSQVILQRALAAKDEKTATKGFMVSGFVYLTLGLIPVLIGIAMYTWGLELPLGQAEMVLPWVADNFLPPWAAVLFVVSLTATIVSTVGNTALICSTMIGHNLYKHFRPNATTQDELRMIRIAIPIVTAVALAIALYFETVYKLIIFSGSLQLCTVFAAFAFGMFWKKANTKGAVASFFAGAISWVIFFFIVFPFTKVANFEEEIIEAGLYMDWAIWDGLYISMVPAAIVSIIVMYVVSKQTQISDPPRPLINAKGELMDDKFFFWSKDKPTEEVK from the coding sequence ATGGAAGCTTCAGTAGTTGGTGTATTTGCATCAGCAAAATGGATTTTGATGATTATGTTGGTGTATATTGGTGTGATACTATTTTTAGGATTTAAGTATGCAGGAAAAATTGAGGAGTCGGATGATTTAGTGTTAGCTGGAAGAGGGTTGACATTACCCTTCTTAGTACCATCCATTGTAGCAACATGGATATGTGCAGGAGCCATGATGGGGGCTGCAGGCGAGGCTTATATAGGAGGATTTCAAGCCGTAGTATTTGACCCCTTTGCAGCTGTATTGATGATGTTCTTAATCGCTATATTCTTTGCCTATCGTTTAAGAAAAGCTGGGTATACAACAGTTGTAGATTTCTTCGATGATAAGTTTGGCAAAAAAATGGGGATGCTGTATCTTATCGTTCAAGTTTTATCGGCTGTAGGCTGGCTAGGAGGACAATTGGTGGCGTTAGGCTACATTGTATTCTTGACCACTGGCTTTAGTATGAATCTAGCCATAGTTATTGGGGCTATTACCATGATTGTGGTAACCTATTTTGGTGGACTTATGGCTTTATCTAGAGTAGATGCCATTAGTGTACTTTTAATGATTGTAGGTTTATTTATTATGCTAGCTGTTGTTATGGGTCACGTAGGAGGATTTAGTGAATTTGTTGCCACTGCAGATAACTGGCTGGAGGTTCCTACCTTTGCTATTACACCAGTGTCTGCTGATAGAGGCGGATATTTATGGTATACTGGTATTTTAGGTATTACCTACTATATTTCAGCTTGGGCTGCCCTAGGTCTAGGAGATATACCTAGCCAAGTAATTCTCCAAAGAGCCTTGGCAGCTAAGGATGAAAAAACAGCCACTAAAGGCTTTATGGTCAGTGGATTTGTTTACTTGACATTAGGGTTAATTCCGGTATTAATAGGGATTGCCATGTACACATGGGGATTAGAGCTACCATTGGGTCAAGCAGAGATGGTGTTACCTTGGGTAGCAGATAATTTCCTACCACCATGGGCAGCTGTATTATTTGTTGTATCCCTAACGGCAACAATTGTCAGTACAGTTGGGAATACCGCGTTAATATGCTCCACCATGATTGGCCACAACTTATATAAACATTTCCGACCTAATGCCACAACCCAGGATGAGTTAAGAATGATTCGAATTGCTATTCCTATTGTAACTGCTGTTGCATTGGCTATAGCGCTATATTTTGAAACAGTTTATAAGCTCATTATATTTTCGGGTTCATTGCAGCTATGTACTGTATTTGCAGCCTTTGCATTTGGTATGTTCTGGAAAAAAGCCAATACAAAGGGAGCTGTTGCATCCTTCTTTGCAGGAGCCATATCTTGGGTGATATTCTTCTTTATAGTATTCCCCTTTACAAAGGTTGCCAATTTTGAAGAGGAAATTATTGAAGCAGGCTTGTATATGGATTGGGCCATCTGGGATGGGTTATACATATCCATGGTGCCGGCAGCCATTGTATCTATCATCGTAATGTATGTAGTTTCTAAGCAAACCCAAATTTCTGATCCACCAAGACCATTAATTAATGCCAAGGGAGAATTAATGGATGACAAATTCTTCTTCTGGTCCAAGGATAAGCCAACTGAAGAAGTGAAATAA
- a CDS encoding aldehyde ferredoxin oxidoreductase family protein — MLGYQNKVLRIFLDKNNIRVATEPLNMEWARQYIGGKGLGIKYLYEELKPGTDPLSSENKLILMTAPLTGTTVPCSGKLAIISRSPATGTILDCSIGGHIASEIKFAGYDAVIFEGALDVPSYIYIEDDKVRLLPADELWGKGSHDTEAALLQKYGRDHKILSIGPAGENLVSMACINSDYYRQAGRGGIGAVMGSKKIKAIVVKGSGSVKVANMKETLATINSIMRDNTLTDDNLWAYTDGTAMLVEMSHTTGILPTHNFQDGTFEGYKGIDSEAMKGARSGKKGCGSCALGCGNFTKIGNALVEGPEYETLALCGSNCGIGDLEAVVKFNQLCDDMGIDTISAGNTLAFAMELTEKGLKDFGLKFGDVEAYLSIPEMIAKKEGIGAELALGTKELGKRYGGSDFAMQVKGLEFPGYEPRGAWGMGLAYATSDRGACHMRAWPVAQEAYGDVDAFTEEGKAAMVIELQNYNAVKFSSILCDFWALDLEVLSQVLNAVTGESFAVEELDKIGERVVNIGRLFNQREGFSSKDDILPNRIFKDALKSGATAGKKIPKESFDKMLLQYYNERGWSQEGIIGEEKIQELQLMDLKEATAED, encoded by the coding sequence ATGTTAGGATATCAAAATAAAGTATTGAGAATTTTTTTAGATAAAAATAATATTCGTGTTGCTACAGAGCCTTTGAATATGGAATGGGCAAGACAATACATAGGGGGTAAGGGTTTAGGTATTAAATATCTATATGAAGAATTAAAGCCTGGAACCGATCCATTGTCATCAGAAAACAAATTAATCCTCATGACAGCCCCTTTAACTGGAACAACTGTACCCTGCTCTGGGAAATTGGCTATTATCTCCCGTTCTCCAGCTACTGGCACAATTTTAGATTGTTCTATAGGGGGACATATAGCATCTGAAATCAAATTTGCTGGATATGATGCCGTTATTTTTGAAGGAGCATTAGATGTACCTAGCTATATTTATATAGAAGATGATAAAGTTCGTCTCCTTCCTGCAGATGAATTATGGGGAAAGGGTTCCCATGATACAGAAGCTGCTTTGCTCCAAAAGTATGGCAGGGATCATAAAATATTAAGCATTGGTCCTGCTGGAGAAAATTTGGTTTCTATGGCCTGTATCAATTCTGACTATTATAGACAGGCTGGCCGTGGAGGAATTGGTGCTGTAATGGGAAGTAAAAAAATCAAGGCTATTGTAGTAAAGGGTAGTGGTAGTGTAAAGGTAGCCAATATGAAGGAAACCTTAGCCACAATCAACAGCATTATGAGGGACAATACTTTAACTGACGATAACCTATGGGCCTATACCGATGGAACGGCTATGTTGGTGGAGATGTCCCATACTACAGGAATATTGCCTACCCATAATTTCCAAGACGGTACCTTTGAAGGCTATAAAGGCATTGATTCTGAAGCAATGAAGGGCGCTAGAAGTGGTAAAAAAGGCTGTGGAAGCTGTGCCCTTGGCTGTGGTAATTTTACAAAGATAGGCAATGCTTTAGTAGAAGGACCTGAGTATGAAACATTAGCCCTATGTGGTTCCAACTGTGGCATTGGAGATCTAGAAGCCGTAGTTAAATTTAATCAGCTATGTGACGATATGGGTATAGATACCATCAGTGCTGGAAATACTTTGGCCTTTGCTATGGAATTAACTGAGAAGGGACTAAAGGATTTTGGTCTTAAATTTGGAGACGTAGAGGCTTATCTTAGCATTCCAGAGATGATAGCTAAAAAAGAAGGTATTGGAGCTGAATTGGCTTTAGGAACAAAGGAATTAGGAAAACGGTATGGTGGTAGTGATTTTGCTATGCAGGTCAAGGGCCTAGAGTTTCCTGGATATGAACCTAGAGGTGCTTGGGGAATGGGCTTAGCCTATGCTACTTCTGATAGAGGAGCCTGTCACATGCGGGCTTGGCCTGTGGCTCAAGAAGCCTACGGAGATGTAGATGCCTTTACTGAAGAAGGTAAAGCAGCCATGGTCATAGAGTTACAAAATTATAATGCTGTAAAGTTCTCTTCTATTCTCTGTGATTTTTGGGCACTAGATCTAGAAGTTTTAAGTCAAGTGTTAAATGCTGTTACGGGGGAATCCTTTGCAGTAGAGGAATTAGATAAAATTGGGGAAAGGGTAGTCAACATAGGCAGACTATTTAATCAAAGAGAGGGCTTTAGTAGCAAGGATGATATACTACCTAATAGAATATTTAAGGATGCGCTAAAATCAGGGGCTACAGCGGGCAAAAAGATACCTAAGGAAAGCTTTGACAAAATGTTGTTACAATACTATAATGAGCGGGGATGGAGTCAAGAGGGTATCATTGGTGAAGAAAAAATACAGGAATTACAGCTTATGGATTTAAAGGAAGCTACTGCAGAAGACTAA
- a CDS encoding 4Fe-4S dicluster domain-containing protein encodes MALKFISDKCIGCKLCHLACSGAHEDVFNPGLARLSVESYYQDKNLQIDGNVCTLCGECVDVCPTSAIELKEGRLHYSLEDCINCGVCVSACPEEVILQKDEGVGICDLCEGSPWCVKSCPHGALVYEEVK; translated from the coding sequence ATGGCGCTAAAATTTATTTCTGATAAGTGCATTGGATGCAAGCTATGTCATTTAGCCTGCTCTGGTGCTCATGAAGATGTGTTCAATCCAGGGCTGGCAAGACTATCGGTGGAGTCTTATTATCAAGACAAAAACCTACAGATTGATGGTAATGTCTGTACCCTTTGTGGGGAGTGTGTGGATGTCTGTCCAACCTCTGCAATAGAGTTAAAAGAAGGAAGGCTACATTACTCTCTAGAGGATTGTATTAACTGTGGGGTATGTGTCAGTGCATGTCCTGAAGAAGTAATCCTTCAGAAGGATGAAGGTGTAGGGATATGTGATCTTTGTGAAGGATCACCCTGGTGTGTAAAATCCTGTCCCCATGGGGCATTAGTATATGAGGAGGTGAAGTAG